From the Streptomyces sp. Sge12 genome, the window ACCTGCTCGGTGAGACCTACCGCGAACTGCTGGCCCGTACCGGAATCCAGCCCGACTGCGTCGAGCAGATCGTCGGCGGCACCGTGACGCACGCCGGTGAGCAGTCGATGAACCCCGCCCGCAACGCCTGGCTCGCCATGGGGCTCCCGTACGAGACCGCCGCGACGACGGTGGACTGTCAGTGCGGCAGCTCGCAACAGGCCAACCACATGGTCGCCAACATGATCTCCGGCGGGGTGATGGACATCGGGATCGCCTGCGGCGTCGAGGCGATGAGCCGCGTGCCGCTGGGTTCGGGATCCAAGCACGGTCCGGGCAAGCCCTTCCCGGACGAGTGGAACGTCGACCTCCCCAACCAGTTCGAGGCCGCCGAGCGGATCGCCCGCCACCGCGGCCTGTCCCGCGAGGACGTCGACCGGCTCGGGCTCCTCTCCCAGGAGCGGGCCGCAGCGGCCTGGGCCGAGGAGCGGTTCAAGCGCGAGACCTTCGCCGTGCAGGTGCCGACGACGGAGGAGGAGCAGGCCGCCGGACAGGGCATGTGGCGCCTGGTCGACCGGGACGAGGGCCTGCGCGACACCAGCATGGAGGCACTGGCCCGGCTCAAGCCGGTCATGCCCACCGCCGTGCACACCGCGGGGAACTCCTCGCAGATATCCGACGGCGCCGCCGCCGTGATGTGGGCCTCGCGCAAGATGGCACGCGCCCTCAAGCTCAAGCCGCGCGCCCGGATCGTCGCCCAGACGCTCGTCGGCGCCGACCCCCACTACCACCTGGACGGGCCCATCGACGCGACCCGGGCCGTACTCGGCAAGGCCGGGATGTCGCTCCGGGACATCGACCTCGTCGAGATCAACGAGGCCTTCGCCTCCGTCGTCCTGTCCTGGGCGCAGGTCTTCGACCAGGACCTGGAGAAGGTCAACGTCAACGGCGGGGGCATCGCGCTCGGTCACCCCGTCGGCGCCACCGGCGCCCGGCTGATCACCACCGCGCTCCACGAGCTGGAGCGCCGCGACAAGGAGTTCGCGCTGATCACCATGTGCGCGGGAGGCGCGCTGGCGACCGGCACGATCATCCAGCGCCTGTGAGGCGCCACTGAGTCCCGTGGGATGGGATGCAGAAGGCCCCGGCGGCCGGACCTGGGGAGGCCGGCCACCGGGGCCTTCGTATGTCTGGGTGCTGCGCGCCGCGCGCCGTGCGTT encodes:
- a CDS encoding steroid 3-ketoacyl-CoA thiolase, with translation MAAEPVIVEAVRTPIGKRGGALANLHPAYLLGETYRELLARTGIQPDCVEQIVGGTVTHAGEQSMNPARNAWLAMGLPYETAATTVDCQCGSSQQANHMVANMISGGVMDIGIACGVEAMSRVPLGSGSKHGPGKPFPDEWNVDLPNQFEAAERIARHRGLSREDVDRLGLLSQERAAAAWAEERFKRETFAVQVPTTEEEQAAGQGMWRLVDRDEGLRDTSMEALARLKPVMPTAVHTAGNSSQISDGAAAVMWASRKMARALKLKPRARIVAQTLVGADPHYHLDGPIDATRAVLGKAGMSLRDIDLVEINEAFASVVLSWAQVFDQDLEKVNVNGGGIALGHPVGATGARLITTALHELERRDKEFALITMCAGGALATGTIIQRL